The following are encoded in a window of Fulvia fulva chromosome 7, complete sequence genomic DNA:
- a CDS encoding putative serine carboxypeptidase, which yields MQLLSCVLAVSGFVSLSFAFRQPGKGLFDRTERRQENAQAKRAQHLQPRQESPPDPSFVNRFLNDKTQPFWVNGSAIPKVPFDMGESYAGLLPVSDDPDETRKLFFWFWPSLNQSCPQEIAIWFNGGPGCSSMIGFINENGPWMWQDGTPYPTLNMYDWRNLTNVMWVEQPVGVGFTQGEPNVTTEEESSKQFVGFYHQFAETFGVKGFDIFLTGESYAGYYIPYIANEFITQNNSDYPLTAIHINDPIIGGNTAQQGVTVYPYIEYWSNLLNLNDTIMANLSATHEDCGYKDLLDKYFTYPALQEPFPTPRDPFDGNCDILDYFDYAVNEVNPCFSFYRISDRCPLLSSTQGHILLSLPSPDTAYFNRTDVQETLHVNVGTAWEVCSSDPVFPDMKNRSSPYDTDLSLPPANNGVLRNVIETTNRVIIGSGNLDALLNTNGTLFAIQNMTWNGWQGLEDFPDRDFISPYHPDTYQSSSGSGVVGKWGRERGLTFYQIQLAGHTVPGDALGPSFRVMEVLLGRVDNLGVHEPFTTDVEAGRDEL from the exons ATGCAATTACTGTCTTGTGTGCTCGCCGTCAGCGGCTTTGTGTCGCTAAGCTTCGCTTTCAGGCAACCCGGCAAAGGACTCTTTGATCGTACAGAGCGGCGTCAGGAGAATGCGCAAGCGAAGCGTGCGCAACACTTGCAGCCACGGCAAGAGTCGCCGCCAGACCCTTCCTTCGTCAATCGCTTCCTCAACGACAAGACGCAGCCTTTCTGGGTCAATGGCAGTGCCATCCCCAAGGTCCCGTTCGACATGGGCGAAAGCTATGCGG GCTTACTACCCGTCTCGGACGATCCGGACGAGACAAGAAAGCTCTTCTTCTGGTTCTGGCCATCTCTCAACCAGAGCTGCCCGCAAGAGATTGCGATTTG GTTCAATGGTGGCCCGGGCTGTTCATCAATGATCGGATTCATCAACGAGAACGGCCCATGGATGTGGCAAGATGGCACGCCTT ATCCGACACTGAACATGTACGACTGGAGAAACCTCACGAATGTCATGTGGGTCGAACAGCCCGTCGGTGTAGGCTTCACGCAAGGCGAACCGAACGTTACGACAGAAGAAGAGAGCTCCAAGCAATTTGTTGGCTTTTATCACCAATTCGCTGAGACTTTCGGCGTCAAGGGCTTCGACATCTTCTTGACCGGCGAGAGCTACGCTGG CTACTACATTCCCTACATCGCGAACGAGTTCATCACCCAGAACAACTCAGACTACCCCCTAACTGCCATCCACATCAACGATCCCATCATCGGCGGCAACACCGCCCAGCAAGGCGTCACTGTTTACCCATACATCGAGTACTGGTCCAACCTACTGAATCTCAACGACACTATCATGGCAAATCTATCAGCCACGCACGAGGACTGCGGCTACAAAGACTTACTCGACAAATACTTCACGTACCCAGCATTACAAGAGCCCTTCCCAACCCCCAGAGATCCATTTGACGGCAACTGCGACATTCTCGATTACTTTGACTACGCGGTCAACGAAGTCAATCCCTGCTTCAGTTTCTACCGCATCAGCGATAGATGTCCATTATTAAGTTCAACCCAGGGTCACATCCTACT CAGCCTCCCAAGCCCGGACACAGCCTACTTCAACCGCACCGACGTGCAAGAAACCCTGCACGTCAACGTCGGCACCGCCTGGGAAGTCTGCTCCTCGGACCCCGTCTTCCCGGACATGAAGAACAGATCCAGCCCCTACGACACCGACCTCTCCCTCCCGCCCGCCAACAACGGCGTCCTCCGCAATGTCATCGAAACCACAAACCGCGTCATCATCGGCTCCGGGAACCTCGACGCGCTCCTCAACACCAACGGCACCCTGTTCGCTATCCAGAACATGACGTGGAACGGATGGCAAGGGTTAGAGGATTTCCCGGATCGGGACTTTATCTCGCCGTATCATCCTGATACGTATCAGTCGAGTTCTGGGTCGGGGGTGGTGGGGAAGTGGGGACGGGAGAGGGGGTTGACGTTTTATCAGATTCAGCTGGCGGGACATACTGTGCCTGGTGATGCGTTAGGGCCGAGTTTTCGGGTGATGGAGGTGTTGTTGGGGAGGGTTGATAATCTTGGGGTGCATGAGCCGTTTACGACCGATGTGGAGGCGGGGAGGGATGAGTTATGA
- a CDS encoding Eukaryotic translation initiation factor 3 subunit L — protein MSVRQAPTYQQGAPHRERVPDDDSDVEEEALANNYREQVGYQDGMGGEDYDLERSSTLGGTQDLQAQLQAAATPLEYGASLEVKIQSYDSYCNLFHFILNSDGPVDIDVPSYYWAWDVIDEFIYQFNSFCAYRQRAAFQQNSSSANISEEDMTVLRENPQVWGCYSVLNVLYSLIQRSQISEQLEARKRGEDGALYAGEYGNRPLYQMLGYFSIIGLLRVHCLLGDFSLALKTLDNIELNKKAMFARVMAANFTTYYYIGFSYMMMHRYADALRAFNHILIYVSRTKNFQKGAQYDSISKKNDQMYALVAICVAFHPTRLDDTIHTALREKYGEQLTRMQRGGPEALPIFEELFRAACPKFISPTPPDFENPHLNPDPIEHHLAIFMNEVKNNIFTPTVRSYLKLYTTMDITKLAGFLDVDADTLRSWLLVNKQRSRQVRHSEGGLLEGDAVNTSDLDYAMEGDLIHVSEAKIGRRLVDWYLRNLARTY, from the exons ATGAGCGTCCGACAAGCGCCGACATACCAGCAGGGCGCCCCTCATCGCGAGCGCGTCCCGGACGACGATTCCGATGTCGAGGAGGAGGCCCTCGCCAACAACTACCGCGAACAGGTGGGCTACCAGGATGGAATGGGTGGTGAGGACTACGACCTCGAGCGCAGCAGCACACTGGGAGGCACACAAGATCTGCAGGCACAACTCCAAGCCGCAGCGACACCGCTTGAATACGGCGCCAGTCTCGAGGTCAAGATCCAGAGCTACGACAGCTACTGCAATCTCTTCCACTTCATCTTGAACAGCGATGGCCCGGTTGATATTGATGTCCCGTCG TACTACTGGGCCTGGGATGTCATCGACGAGTTCATCTACCAATTCAACTCCTTCTGCGCCTACCGTCAGCGCGCCGCCTTCCAGCAAAATTCGTCGAGCGCCAACATCAGCGAAGAGGACATGACCGTCCTGCGCGAGAACCCACAGGTCTGGGGCTGCTACTCCGTCCTGAACGTCCTCTACTCCCTTATCCAGCGATCCCAAATCAGCGAGCAGCTCGAGGCACGCAAGAGAGGCGAGGATGGCGCACTATACGCCGGCGAGTACGGCAACAGACCGCTCTACCAGATGCTGGGATACTTCTCCATCATCGGCCTGCTGCGCGTGCACTGCCTGCTCGGCGACTTCAGCTTGGCGCTCAAGACGCTCGACAACATCGAACTTAACAAGAAGGCAATGTTTGCTCGCGTCATGGCCGCCAACTTCACCACCTACTACTACATCGGCTTCTCCTACATGATGATGCACCGCTACGCCGATGCTCTGCGCGCCTTCAACCACATCCTCATCTACGTATCCCGCACCAAGAACTTCCAGAAGGGTGCGCAGTACGACAGCATCAGCAAGAAGAACGACCAGATGTACGCTCTCGTCGCCATCTGTGTGGCATTCCACCCCACGCGTCTCGACGACACCATCCACACCGCGCTGAGGGAGAAGTACGGCGAGCAGCTCACACGCATGCAGCGAGGTGGCCCAGAGGCCCTTCCAATCTTCGAGGAGCTCTTCCGCGCAGCCTGCCCCAAGTTCATCTCTCCAACACCACCCGACTTCGAGAACCCACACCTCAACCCCGACCCCATCGAGCACCACCTCGCCATCTTCATGAACGAGGTCAAGAACAACATCTTCACCCCCACCGTCCGCAGCTACCTGAAGCTCTACACCACCATGGACATCACCAAGCTCGCCGGCTTCCTCGACGTGGACGCCGACACCCTCCGCAGCTGGCTCCTCGTCAACAAGCAGCGCAGCCGCCAAGTCCGACACTCCGAGGGCGGTCTCCTCGAGGGTGACGCTGTCAACACCAGCGACCTCGACTACGCGATGGAGGGCGACTTGATCCACGTCTCAGAGGCAAAGATCGGCCGTAGACTGGTGGACTGGTACCTACGAAACCTCGCGAGAACGTACTAG
- a CDS encoding ABC transporter F family member 3: MPTKRNKEQNAGDVAGTLTVSAQQSRFHTEMDEDSNLKEIVVKDLNISIGNRELLSHANFQLQRGRHYVLHGRNGIGKSTLLRAIATDQISSIPRGVKVLLLGQTESTLEEDMDAIQLEDLTVLQYVVRSDATRERLLHKSRLLSAALDMEDPTAAVRAYRRVAHERLEKRLADVKQIAKRRSGARGKEASKVQLRLEGEVDASAARLTEPLSVDEISDETQKSAEMLSEVQTSLELMDASGAEAKARSVLLGLGFSKESIDQPRSQLSGGWRTRCSLACALCQLADLLLLDEPTNFLDLPSIIWLERYIQSMDDSTTVLVVSHDRAFGDEVADELLVLREQQLERFRGNLSAYETDRLKQYKYLSRMKDALDIKKKHIQSSIDSNMQAVKRAGDDKKLKQAASRKKKLEDRMGMELSAKGGRFKLNRDLAGYHDSNRAEIELPKFDPPATMTIPTQPPDLRFPGSLVSFENVSFKYGNRPILTDINLTIHPGDRIGLAGLNGSGKSTLVSLAIGTTPASSSDNPITPTSGTIHHHTRARTSLYSQQSPSDLSHTATSNPTLTALSHLLQHAGPDLTEQPARALLSGVGLSGKVASDIPISLLSGGQRVRLALARLFINPPHLLILDEVTTHLDTDTIQALISALRNYEGAILVVTHDRVFMKTVVEGMSLRALAGSSRDGDGDEEEGSESERVRRRVVFRLSKGRLVQLERGMEQYEEVAERSAGRMGKGRELVFGSPS, from the exons ATGCCAACGAAGCGAAACAAGGAGCAAAATGCGGGCGATGTGGCGGGCACGCTTACTGTGTCAGCCCAGCAGAGCCGCTTTCACACAGAGATGGACGAGGACAGCAATTTGAAGGAG ATCGTGGTGAAAGACTTGAACATCTCCATTGGCAACCGAGAGCTACTCTCACATGCCAATTTCCAGCTTCAACGAGGACGACATTATGTCCTCCACGGCCGCAATGGCATTGGCAAATCGACCTTGCTTCGCGCTATCGCCACAGATCAAATCTCAAGCATACCGAGAGGCGTCAAAGTCTTGCTACTCGGCCAGACGGAATCGACTCTCGAGGAAGATATGGACGCTATACAGCTGGAGGACTTGACCGTGCTTCAGTATGTCGTCCGCAGCGATGCGACGCGGGAGCGGCTGCTCCATAAATCGAGACTGCTTTCAGCTGCGTTGGACATGGAAGACCCGACCGCTGCGGTTCGTGCGTATCGACGCGTCGCTCATGAGCGGCTTGAAAAGCGACTTGCCGATGTTAAGCAGATTGCGAAGCGTCGCAGTGGTGCGAGAGGAAAGGAAGCGAGTAAGGTGCAATTGCGCCTTGAGGGCGAAGTTGATGCATCTGCAGCGAGGTTGACGGAACCTCTGAGTGTCGATGAGATCAGTGATGAGACGCAAAAGTCGGCTGAGATGTTGAGTGAAGTGCAGACGTCTCTCGAGCTT ATGGACGCGAGTGGCGCTGAAGCAAAGGCGCGATCAGTATTGCTCGGTCTCGGATTCTCCAAGGAGAGTATCGATCAACCACGGTCACAACTTTCAGGCGGCTGGCGGACGAGATGTAGTCTCGCCTGTGCGCTCTGTCAATTGGCTGATTTACTTCTGCTGGACGAGCCTACAAACTTCCTGGACCTTCCATCAATCATATGGCTCGAACGATACATCCAAAGCATGGACGACTCCACCACAGTCCTGGTCGTCAGCCACGACCGCGCCTTTGGCGACGAAGTAGCGGATGAGCTCCTGGTCCTCCGCGAGCAGCAGCTGGAGCGATTCAGAGGCAACCTCTCAGCTTACGAGACTGATCGTCTAAAGCAGTACAAGTATCTCTCCCGCATGAAAGATGCCTTGGACATCAAGAAGAAACACATCCAATCGAGCATCGATAGTAATATGCAAGCCGTCAAACGAGCTGGCGATGACAAGAAACTCAAGCAAGCCGCTTCACGTAAGAAGAAGCTCGAAGACCGCATGGGAATGGAGCTCTCTGCAAAGGGCGGGAGGTTCAAGCTCAACAGAGATCTAGCAGGTTACCACGACAGCAACAGAGCTGAAATTGAGCTACCAAAGTTCGATCCACCCGCTACCATGACAATCCCAACGCAACCGCCAGATCTGCGCTTCCCAGGTAGTCTGGTCTCCTTCGAAAACGTCTCCTTCAAGTACGGAAACAGGCCAATCCTGACGGACATCAACCTCACCATCCACCCCGGCGACCGTATCGGCCTAGCAGGCCTCAACGGCTCAGGAAAATCTACCCTCGTCTCCCTCGCAATAGGCACTACCCCAGCCTCCTCCTCCGACAACCCCATCACCCCAACATCAGGCACAATCCACCACCACACCCGCGCCCGCACATCCCTCTACTCCCAACAATCCCCCTCAGACCTCTCCCACACCGCCACCTCCAACCCCACCCTCACAGCCCTTTCCCACCTCCTCCAACACGCAGGCCCCGACCTGACGGAACAACCCGCCCGCGCCCTCCTGTCCGGCGTAGGTCTCTCAGGCAAGGTAGCGTCTGACATCCCCATCTCGCTCCTATCCGGCGGCCAGAGGGTCCGTCTCGCTTTAGCGAGATTGTTCATCAACCCGCCCCATCTTTTGATTCTGGATGAAGTCACGACGCATCTTGATACGGATACGATCCAGGCGCTCATATCCGCTCTAAGAAATTACGAAGGTGCTATTCTAGTTGTGACGCACGATCGGGTTTTTATGAAGACGGTGGTGGAGGGGATGAGTTTGAGGGCTCTTGCGGGGAGTTCGAGGGATGGGGATGGGGATGAGGAAGAGGGAAGTGAGAGTGAGC GGGTGAGGAGGAGGGTTGTGTTTAGGTTGAGTAAGGGGAGGTTGGTACAGTTGGAGAGGGGAATGGAGCAGTATGAGGAGGTTGCGGAGAGGAGTGCTGGGAGGATGGGGAAGGGGCGAGAGTTAGTCTTTGGAAGCCCGAGCTGA